A region of Candidatus Saganbacteria bacterium DNA encodes the following proteins:
- a CDS encoding pitrilysin family protein — MKIPNADIDILENGIKVAIEELPHLRSVSIGLTVGAGSITENKDVMGISHFIEHTTFKGTKKRSAFEIAQALDRVGGRLNAFTGKEYTVYYAVVQDKYFNVAADVLGDIFLDSLYLEKDLDMERNVVLEEIKMYEDTPDEQIHDIFASTILHHHNLGNSILGEEKTVKDINREKISVYRKELYTPDNLIISVAGRIDKKMVLDTLNGIFSSFAGNKSIKTENIPEISSNIKLKVKKTEQAHIILGTKGSSQNDEDRYVCAILDNALGGSMSSRLFQEIREKRALVYSVYSFNQGFKDVGLFGIYAGASPKNFEQVIELTVKELSGIKKNGITDEEMSRAKEFLKGSLVLALETSNSRMNYTGKSLFYYGRIVPIDEIFEKIDSVSMEDIIRIANLHFIDKYLNLVVIGDFKELPIKKISI; from the coding sequence ATGAAAATCCCAAACGCCGATATAGATATTTTAGAGAACGGCATCAAAGTCGCTATTGAAGAGTTGCCTCACCTTCGCTCGGTAAGCATAGGCCTGACCGTCGGGGCCGGCTCGATAACGGAAAATAAAGACGTCATGGGGATATCCCATTTCATAGAACACACGACCTTCAAGGGCACCAAAAAAAGGTCGGCCTTTGAGATCGCCCAGGCACTCGACCGCGTCGGAGGCAGGCTGAACGCGTTCACCGGAAAAGAGTATACGGTCTATTATGCCGTTGTGCAGGATAAATATTTCAATGTCGCCGCCGATGTGCTGGGCGATATTTTCCTGGACTCCCTTTACCTTGAAAAGGACCTGGACATGGAAAGGAACGTAGTCCTTGAAGAGATCAAGATGTACGAGGACACGCCTGACGAGCAGATACACGACATCTTTGCTTCAACGATACTTCACCATCACAACCTCGGGAATTCTATCTTAGGCGAAGAAAAGACCGTAAAAGATATTAACAGGGAAAAGATATCGGTTTATAGAAAAGAACTTTATACGCCCGACAATCTGATCATCTCGGTAGCCGGCCGGATAGATAAAAAGATGGTACTTGATACATTGAACGGTATCTTTTCTTCATTTGCCGGCAACAAATCCATTAAAACCGAAAATATTCCCGAAATCAGTTCTAATATCAAGCTCAAGGTAAAAAAGACCGAACAAGCCCATATCATCCTCGGCACGAAGGGTTCGTCACAGAACGATGAAGACAGGTATGTCTGCGCGATACTCGATAACGCTCTCGGCGGTTCGATGAGCTCCAGACTGTTCCAGGAGATCAGGGAAAAAAGGGCTTTGGTCTATTCTGTTTATTCGTTTAACCAGGGGTTTAAGGACGTAGGGCTTTTTGGCATCTATGCAGGAGCAAGTCCGAAGAATTTCGAGCAGGTGATAGAACTTACGGTCAAAGAACTCTCTGGCATCAAAAAGAACGGGATCACGGACGAGGAGATGTCAAGAGCAAAAGAGTTCCTCAAAGGGTCTCTTGTGCTTGCCCTTGAGACAAGTAACAGCCGTATGAATTACACAGGAAAATCATTGTTTTACTATGGTAGAATTGTTCCCATCGACGAGATCTTTGAAAAGATAGATTCAGTGAGCATGGAAGATATAATAAGGATAGCAAACCTGCATTTTATCGATAAATATTTAAATCTGGTAGTCATCGGTGATTTTAAAGAACTGCCGATAAAGAAGATCTCGATATAA
- the nadD gene encoding nicotinate-nucleotide adenylyltransferase: MKRVGILGGTFNPVHNGHIALAKKAVKEFGLETVIFVPTGFPPHKSDKDLAPKQARMKMVRLALKGRKKFTVSRIEIDRKGYSYAIDTFKKLKRRFGSETKLFYIMGLDSINSILSWKKPLELFKLCQFLIATRPGSKLRTFRRIMKFPPISINKDKVELFELKMDLSSSDIRERMKKGKNIDRMIPKAVLRYINKKGLYR, from the coding sequence TTGAAAAGGGTCGGCATCCTCGGCGGGACTTTCAATCCTGTCCACAACGGCCACATCGCACTCGCAAAAAAAGCGGTAAAAGAATTCGGCCTTGAAACGGTAATATTTGTCCCGACAGGCTTTCCCCCGCACAAAAGCGATAAGGACCTTGCCCCGAAACAGGCCAGGATGAAGATGGTCCGCCTCGCCTTAAAAGGCCGCAAAAAGTTCACCGTCTCACGGATAGAGATCGATAGAAAAGGTTACTCGTATGCCATTGACACTTTCAAAAAATTAAAGAGGCGCTTCGGAAGCGAAACGAAATTGTTCTATATTATGGGACTTGATTCGATAAACAGCATCCTCAGCTGGAAAAAACCGCTGGAGCTTTTTAAACTCTGCCAATTTTTAATAGCGACCAGGCCGGGGTCAAAGCTGCGCACTTTCAGAAGAATAATGAAGTTCCCCCCTATCAGCATCAATAAAGACAAGGTGGAACTATTCGAACTTAAGATGGACCTTTCTTCAAGCGATATCAGGGAAAGAATGAAAAAGGGGAAGAATATTGATAGAATGATCCCTAAGGCGGTTTTGAGATATATCAACAAGAAGGGACTTTATAGATAA
- a CDS encoding glutamate-5-semialdehyde dehydrogenase, whose product MKKETEIKAKNAALAARLLAVAPAGKKNAALKKMAEALKENSAGIMSANEKDVKSGIRKGLSNALIDRLALDQKRIDEMCKGLDIVIGLPDPVGEVIEEWTRPNGLRIKKVRVPIGTIAIIYEARPNVTVDAAGLCIKAGNCVILRGGSDAVNTNSCIAKIISDAASSAGLPKSSIEFIKTTERSAVKDLLGLRQYIDCVIPRGGAGLINMVVENSRVPVIETGVGNCHAYVEESADLKMAEDVVFNAKVQRPSVCNAIETLLVDEKIAGVFLPKMLERLKATGVEIRGCKKTKAIDKLVKNAVEKDWYTEYLDLILAVKVVSGLDEAIEHISKYGSHHSETILTKDAEKAKAFTSKIDSAALYVNASTRFTDGGEFGFGAEIGISTQKLHARGPMGLKELTTYKYIVEGNGQCRV is encoded by the coding sequence GTGAAAAAAGAAACGGAAATAAAAGCTAAAAATGCTGCTCTGGCGGCGCGGCTCCTTGCAGTAGCCCCTGCCGGAAAAAAGAACGCGGCATTGAAAAAGATGGCAGAGGCTCTTAAGGAAAACTCCGCCGGGATCATGTCGGCAAATGAAAAGGATGTTAAGTCCGGCATCAGAAAAGGCCTTTCAAACGCACTTATAGACAGACTCGCACTGGACCAAAAAAGGATCGATGAGATGTGCAAAGGGCTTGATATTGTGATCGGCCTTCCCGACCCTGTCGGAGAGGTCATTGAAGAATGGACCAGGCCTAACGGCCTCAGGATAAAAAAAGTCCGCGTGCCGATCGGGACGATAGCGATAATATATGAAGCCCGTCCCAACGTGACGGTTGACGCGGCCGGCCTTTGCATCAAAGCTGGCAACTGCGTCATCCTGCGCGGCGGAAGTGACGCGGTAAATACGAATTCCTGCATCGCAAAAATAATATCGGACGCGGCGTCCTCAGCCGGTCTTCCAAAAAGTTCGATAGAATTCATAAAAACAACGGAAAGGTCCGCTGTAAAAGACCTTCTCGGCCTCCGGCAATACATCGACTGCGTGATCCCCAGGGGCGGCGCAGGATTGATCAATATGGTCGTTGAAAATTCCAGGGTCCCTGTCATAGAGACCGGGGTCGGCAACTGCCACGCTTATGTCGAGGAAAGTGCCGATCTTAAAATGGCAGAGGATGTCGTGTTCAACGCCAAAGTCCAGCGTCCTTCGGTTTGTAATGCCATCGAAACGCTGCTTGTGGATGAAAAAATAGCCGGAGTCTTTCTACCGAAGATGCTCGAACGCCTTAAAGCCACGGGAGTCGAGATCAGAGGATGCAAAAAGACCAAAGCTATCGATAAATTGGTAAAAAACGCTGTCGAGAAAGATTGGTACACTGAATATCTGGACCTGATACTTGCGGTAAAGGTCGTCAGCGGACTTGATGAAGCGATAGAACATATATCAAAATACGGCTCGCACCACAGCGAAACAATACTTACGAAAGATGCGGAAAAGGCAAAAGCCTTCACATCAAAAATAGATTCAGCCGCGTTGTACGTGAACGCTTCCACAAGATTTACTGACGGCGGCGAGTTCGGTTTTGGCGCGGAAATAGGAATTTCCACCCAAAAACTACACGCGCGTGGCCCGATGGGACTGAAAGAGCTTACAACCTATAAATATATTGTCGAAGGGAACGGGCAGTGCAGGGTTTGA
- the proB gene encoding glutamate 5-kinase, translated as MATFSRQTLSDAALIVIKIGTSSLTDSTGRLDSRLFKKLSKEISYLIKDLGKKVIVVTSGAIAAGSQKLSHKGSLKTIEEKQAAAAIGQPLLMKEYEKNFASFGITVSQVLLTRDAIENFQRRINSRNTIRQILKFKAIPIINENDTVSVDEIKFGDNDTLSALVADLADADLLVILSNVEGFIKDRTVLSEINKITKEVEKAAKGSDSSFGIGGMQTKLRAAAIAGNAGIPLVIALSKEKDVVKRILSGENIGTLFIPKSHKK; from the coding sequence ATGGCAACTTTTTCTCGCCAAACATTATCCGATGCCGCCTTGATCGTCATCAAGATAGGGACCAGCTCGCTCACGGACAGTACTGGCCGGCTTGACTCCAGGCTTTTCAAAAAACTCTCAAAAGAGATCTCTTATCTGATAAAGGACCTCGGCAAAAAGGTTATAGTGGTAACTTCCGGCGCGATCGCGGCGGGATCACAGAAGCTTTCCCATAAAGGTTCTCTTAAGACTATTGAAGAAAAACAGGCTGCCGCAGCCATCGGACAACCTCTTCTGATGAAAGAATATGAAAAAAACTTTGCCTCTTTCGGGATCACGGTATCGCAGGTGCTTTTGACCCGGGACGCGATCGAGAACTTCCAGCGCCGCATAAATTCAAGGAACACGATCAGGCAAATTTTAAAATTCAAGGCCATCCCCATAATAAACGAGAACGACACAGTTTCGGTCGATGAGATAAAGTTTGGAGATAACGATACCCTGTCGGCTTTGGTGGCCGACCTTGCGGACGCCGACCTTTTAGTTATCCTGAGCAATGTGGAGGGGTTCATCAAGGACAGAACGGTCCTTTCCGAGATCAATAAGATCACTAAAGAGGTAGAAAAGGCCGCCAAAGGTTCGGATTCGTCATTTGGAATCGGCGGAATGCAAACTAAGCTCAGGGCGGCAGCTATCGCGGGGAACGCCGGGATACCCTTGGTCATTGCGCTCAGCAAAGAAAAAGATGTCGTAAAAAGGATCTTGAGCGGGGAAAATATCGGGACTCTATTTATACCAAAATCTCATAAAAAATAA
- the rpmA gene encoding 50S ribosomal protein L27 gives MAHKKGGGTSCNGRDSNGQRLGVKAYGGETINAGSIILRQRGTKFKAGVGVGIGKDDTLFALTGGKVVFGSNRKVSIVPA, from the coding sequence ATGGCACATAAAAAAGGCGGAGGGACTTCATGTAACGGCAGAGACTCTAACGGCCAGAGGCTCGGCGTGAAAGCCTACGGCGGGGAGACCATCAACGCGGGCTCTATCATACTCAGGCAAAGAGGGACCAAATTCAAGGCGGGCGTAGGGGTCGGCATCGGCAAAGACGATACTCTCTTCGCACTTACAGGCGGCAAGGTCGTTTTCGGAAGCAATAGAAAAGTCAGCATAGTCCCGGCCTGA
- the rplU gene encoding 50S ribosomal protein L21, with protein MYAIIESGNKQYKVGPGSVIDVELLALKKDETVAFDKVLLVSDDDAIKIGTPYVKGATVESKVLDEIKDKKVVSFKYKNKINYHRTIGHRQKYTRLQVEKIST; from the coding sequence ATGTACGCGATAATCGAGTCCGGCAATAAACAATATAAAGTCGGTCCGGGATCTGTAATAGATGTCGAACTTCTTGCTTTAAAAAAAGACGAGACCGTGGCGTTTGACAAGGTATTGCTCGTTTCGGATGATGATGCGATAAAGATCGGCACTCCGTATGTAAAAGGCGCCACCGTCGAGAGCAAAGTCCTTGATGAGATAAAGGATAAAAAGGTCGTCTCTTTCAAATATAAGAACAAGATCAATTACCACAGGACGATCGGGCACCGTCAGAAGTATACAAGGCTTCAGGTCGAAAAAATATCAACCTGA
- the infC gene encoding translation initiation factor IF-3, with amino-acid sequence MIRAKEVRVIDSDGSPLGVLPTQTAITTALDKGFDLILISPDANPPVCRIADMGKMRYEQAKKEKQSRKGQKAGQLKEITLSIKIGEHDFQVKAARAKEFLEKGCKVKVSLRFRGREVTHPDIGRRLMERMGDTLSVAGKVESLASADARNMILILSPK; translated from the coding sequence ATGATCCGAGCAAAAGAGGTCAGGGTCATTGACAGCGACGGATCCCCGCTCGGGGTCCTTCCGACACAGACAGCTATCACCACGGCGCTTGACAAGGGGTTCGATCTTATTTTGATATCGCCGGACGCAAATCCTCCAGTATGCAGGATAGCCGACATGGGGAAGATGCGTTACGAGCAGGCAAAGAAGGAAAAACAGTCGAGAAAAGGGCAGAAAGCGGGGCAGCTTAAAGAAATAACGCTTTCGATAAAGATCGGGGAGCATGATTTTCAGGTCAAGGCGGCCCGGGCAAAGGAGTTCCTGGAAAAAGGCTGCAAGGTAAAAGTATCTCTGCGGTTCCGCGGCAGGGAAGTGACGCATCCGGATATCGGAAGAAGGTTGATGGAAAGGATGGGAGATACTCTTTCAGTCGCAGGGAAAGTCGAGTCTTTGGCAAGTGCTGATGCCAGGAACATGATACTGATACTGTCCCCAAAATGA
- the rpmI gene encoding 50S ribosomal protein L35, with product MPKNKIKTRKAAAKRFRFTGTGKIVRRKAYKRHILESKTSKQKRRLSKDILVSKSDEHRVRSMLAGQK from the coding sequence ATGCCTAAAAACAAGATTAAAACAAGAAAAGCGGCCGCAAAGAGATTCCGTTTTACGGGGACCGGAAAGATCGTAAGAAGAAAAGCCTATAAAAGGCATATCCTTGAATCCAAGACATCTAAACAGAAAAGACGGTTAAGCAAGGATATCCTGGTGTCAAAATCTGACGAGCACCGCGTGAGATCCATGCTTGCCGGCCAAAAATAA
- the rplT gene encoding 50S ribosomal protein L20: MVRVKRGFVARRKRKKVLKRAKGFRGSLSRLYRAAKQAVYHSQRYATADRRTRKGDFRALWNARINAAVRKYGLSYSRFINSLKKNKILLNRKMLSDLAIFDPKAFSKIVDIVKSK, translated from the coding sequence ATGGTAAGGGTAAAAAGAGGATTCGTTGCAAGAAGAAAAAGAAAAAAAGTATTAAAGAGGGCTAAAGGCTTCAGAGGATCCCTCAGCAGGCTTTACCGGGCCGCGAAACAGGCCGTATATCACTCGCAAAGATATGCCACTGCCGACAGGCGAACAAGAAAAGGCGACTTCCGTGCGCTCTGGAACGCGAGGATAAACGCCGCGGTAAGAAAATACGGACTTTCATACAGCAGGTTCATCAACAGCTTAAAGAAGAACAAGATATTGCTTAACAGGAAGATGCTTTCCGACCTTGCCATCTTTGATCCAAAAGCCTTCTCAAAGATAGTCGATATTGTGAAGAGCAAATAG
- a CDS encoding bifunctional nuclease family protein, whose product MIQMEVGGLGFDPRNFSPLVLLKDKDELNFLPIWIGIFEATAIAMELQGIKAPRPMTHDLLKDTIDKFGGKITRVVINDIKEGTFYATVEIDTKDQKKMILDARPSDAIALAVRSSCPVFVSEVVMMQSKLVNAEKDAEETQKFKDFIENMKPEDFNQYYKKD is encoded by the coding sequence ATGATCCAGATGGAAGTCGGCGGTTTAGGATTTGACCCCAGGAACTTTTCCCCTCTGGTGCTGCTGAAAGACAAAGACGAACTCAATTTTCTCCCAATATGGATAGGGATATTTGAGGCGACGGCCATTGCGATGGAGCTTCAGGGCATCAAAGCCCCGCGGCCCATGACGCATGATCTTTTAAAGGATACCATAGATAAGTTCGGCGGCAAGATCACAAGGGTCGTCATAAACGACATCAAGGAAGGCACGTTCTATGCCACGGTCGAGATCGACACTAAAGACCAGAAAAAAATGATACTTGACGCGAGGCCGTCCGACGCGATAGCCCTTGCCGTCAGGAGCAGCTGCCCTGTTTTTGTCTCTGAAGTTGTCATGATGCAGTCAAAGCTGGTCAACGCGGAAAAAGACGCCGAGGAAACCCAGAAGTTCAAAGATTTCATCGAGAACATGAAGCCGGAAGATTTCAACCAGTATTATAAGAAAGACTAA
- a CDS encoding methyltransferase domain-containing protein, which yields MLNETYTAKNIWNLSATSYHAYTKRFRMHANIATRLIAMAGLRVGEHVLDFGAGTGVATLKIAESVGNEGRVVAYDLSENMLKIAQQECKSHSNIVFVLAHSDEINEKLCNEKFSAAICSNSFFHIDSKEAFLKSLMGLSMPGFRMTFSLYETVFHDPEYIKGREQSDDFFSNILYCSRQRGFGNMQRQERYQRLDFNALLRLFEKYGLKLEKPQIEKMQRPFEDRVAFFKIPAILFEILPGIPLSEASMIINLASAMTKNRQVQNRRSYLFKASAI from the coding sequence ATGCTAAACGAAACATACACCGCTAAAAATATTTGGAATCTAAGCGCAACTTCGTATCATGCATATACAAAACGCTTTCGGATGCATGCCAATATAGCAACCCGACTGATCGCAATGGCAGGATTGAGAGTTGGCGAACATGTTTTAGACTTCGGTGCTGGAACGGGAGTCGCAACCTTGAAAATCGCGGAATCCGTGGGTAATGAGGGCAGAGTCGTTGCCTATGATTTAAGTGAAAACATGCTGAAAATTGCCCAACAAGAGTGTAAGTCCCATTCCAACATAGTATTTGTTTTAGCACACTCTGATGAAATAAATGAAAAGCTTTGCAATGAAAAGTTTTCGGCTGCGATATGCAGCAATTCTTTTTTTCATATTGATTCAAAAGAAGCCTTTCTTAAAAGCCTTATGGGTCTATCCATGCCTGGATTCAGGATGACTTTTAGCCTTTATGAGACCGTTTTTCACGACCCTGAATATATCAAAGGCAGAGAACAGTCAGATGATTTTTTTTCAAATATACTTTATTGCTCCAGACAAAGAGGATTTGGAAACATGCAAAGACAAGAAAGATATCAAAGATTAGATTTTAATGCTTTATTGCGCCTTTTTGAAAAATATGGCCTAAAATTAGAGAAACCCCAAATAGAAAAAATGCAAAGACCTTTCGAAGATAGAGTTGCGTTCTTCAAGATTCCAGCAATTTTATTTGAAATTCTTCCGGGAATTCCTCTTAGCGAAGCAAGCATGATAATAAATTTAGCCTCTGCCATGACAAAGAACAGACAAGTTCAAAATAGAAGGAGTTATCTTTTTAAGGCATCAGCCATATAA
- a CDS encoding HEAT repeat domain-containing protein: MSDAAIGPTNLIDTTISMNQDLVKEYQKLYQSTNTSLKDKQTYSNCIVGVSLSIIILNAAKALSSTNEAIRVQAVKSVATKHKDNYPAIGLLSKVLSQDPSNTVRIEAVKAISVIGGRDAEQILVDNLRKQSAAVRKEIVNALKEVVETNDKALRDLR; this comes from the coding sequence ATGAGCGATGCAGCAATAGGCCCGACAAATTTAATAGACACTACGATTTCTATGAACCAAGACCTCGTCAAAGAATACCAGAAGCTCTATCAGTCGACAAATACTAGTTTAAAGGACAAGCAGACTTATAGTAATTGTATCGTCGGCGTCTCATTGAGTATCATAATTCTTAACGCTGCAAAGGCACTGAGCAGCACCAACGAAGCAATAAGGGTTCAGGCGGTCAAAAGCGTTGCAACGAAGCACAAGGACAATTATCCTGCAATCGGACTTTTATCGAAAGTACTTAGTCAAGATCCAAGCAACACGGTCCGTATTGAGGCTGTAAAAGCTATCTCGGTTATAGGCGGACGTGATGCCGAACAAATACTTGTTGACAATCTCAGAAAACAGTCCGCCGCTGTTCGTAAGGAAATTGTTAATGCTCTGAAGGAAGTCGTGGAGACCAATGATAAGGCGCTGCGAGATTTGCGTTAA
- a CDS encoding RNA-binding protein has product MAKTIFVGNLPWSVADADLQEKFSQFGNVISARVVTDKFSGKSRGFGFVDMEDADAQKAIEGLTGYKWGDRELTINEAKPKSEGSGGGGRREGRGNRGFNAY; this is encoded by the coding sequence ATGGCAAAGACGATATTTGTCGGGAACCTTCCCTGGTCAGTAGCCGATGCCGATCTTCAGGAGAAATTCTCCCAGTTCGGTAACGTGATATCTGCAAGGGTTGTCACCGACAAGTTCTCTGGAAAATCCAGAGGATTCGGTTTTGTTGACATGGAAGACGCTGACGCCCAGAAAGCCATCGAAGGATTGACCGGCTACAAATGGGGCGACAGAGAGCTTACCATCAACGAAGCCAAGCCGAAGTCAGAAGGCAGCGGCGGAGGCGGAAGACGCGAAGGCAGAGGCAACAGAGGCTTCAACGCGTACTAA
- a CDS encoding GatB/YqeY domain-containing protein, with product MFERINKNMAAAMKAKDTVRLETLRMMKSKILNVNARGDLPEKDIARILQNYVKSLKESVEIMVQHGKTEDAGKVKTEIAIIEEYLPRMLTEEETKNLVKETISVLGATSIKEIGRVMKEITGKRSDVDGSLVKKLVSEILQ from the coding sequence ATGTTTGAGAGAATAAATAAAAATATGGCCGCTGCGATGAAGGCAAAAGATACTGTCCGCCTCGAGACGCTCAGGATGATGAAGTCAAAGATACTGAACGTAAATGCGAGAGGCGACCTTCCCGAAAAAGACATCGCCAGGATCCTGCAGAATTACGTAAAAAGCCTTAAAGAATCTGTCGAAATAATGGTGCAGCACGGGAAGACGGAGGATGCGGGGAAAGTAAAAACGGAAATAGCCATAATCGAGGAATACCTTCCGCGGATGCTTACTGAAGAAGAGACAAAGAATCTCGTAAAAGAGACCATTTCAGTCCTTGGCGCGACAAGCATCAAAGAGATCGGCCGCGTTATGAAAGAGATAACCGGCAAGCGGTCGGATGTCGACGGCTCGCTGGTCAAAAAACTCGTTTCGGAGATCCTACAATAG
- the rlmN gene encoding 23S rRNA (adenine(2503)-C(2))-methyltransferase RlmN → MPDMDPKELRQYIISLEIEPFRAGQISSWIYKKGVLSFTMMTDIPASLREKLAKTAKIEMLSLKEKTRSSDRGATKYLFTTDDGLGIETVKIKDRDRTTVCVSSQVGCPMRCAFCATGKNKFKRNLSAGEIIYQVLYFTGEEKETITNVVFMGMGEPLLNYNNVLKAVRIMNSKDAMNMGIRRMTISTCGLPEKIKRLAREGLDVNLSVSLNAASEAIRSKLMPVNRDHPIRELISAVKYYTQMTGRRVTFDYVMIKEENDSIKDAKDLAALLEGMLCHVNLILFNKVKDSSFLCSSKERIELFLQILAHHGVNATIRNSRGSDIRAACGQLAGK, encoded by the coding sequence CTGCCGGACATGGACCCGAAAGAACTCCGGCAATACATCATTTCGCTTGAGATAGAGCCTTTCAGGGCCGGCCAAATATCGTCATGGATATATAAAAAAGGCGTCCTGTCATTTACAATGATGACCGATATCCCCGCTTCACTCAGAGAAAAGCTGGCAAAGACCGCAAAGATCGAAATGCTTTCGTTAAAAGAGAAGACAAGATCTTCCGACAGAGGGGCAACAAAATACCTGTTTACCACGGATGACGGCCTGGGGATTGAAACGGTCAAGATCAAGGACAGGGACAGGACAACGGTCTGCGTCTCTTCGCAGGTCGGATGCCCCATGCGTTGCGCGTTCTGCGCGACGGGGAAGAACAAATTCAAAAGGAACCTCTCGGCAGGAGAAATAATATACCAGGTGCTGTATTTCACCGGTGAAGAAAAAGAAACCATCACTAATGTCGTGTTCATGGGGATGGGGGAGCCCCTGCTTAATTACAATAACGTGCTGAAAGCGGTCAGGATAATGAATTCAAAGGATGCGATGAACATGGGGATCAGAAGGATGACAATTTCTACCTGCGGCCTTCCTGAGAAGATAAAGAGACTGGCCAGAGAAGGCCTTGACGTCAACCTTTCCGTGTCTCTTAATGCCGCTTCCGAAGCGATAAGATCAAAATTGATGCCGGTCAACAGGGATCATCCTATCCGTGAGCTGATAAGTGCGGTCAAATATTACACGCAGATGACGGGGCGAAGGGTGACCTTTGATTATGTGATGATAAAAGAGGAGAACGATTCTATCAAGGATGCAAAAGATCTTGCCGCATTGCTGGAAGGCATGTTATGTCATGTAAATCTGATCCTCTTCAACAAGGTCAAGGACTCTTCGTTTTTGTGCTCTTCAAAAGAAAGGATAGAACTATTCCTGCAAATATTGGCGCATCACGGAGTTAATGCTACAATCAGAAATAGCAGAGGCTCTGACATAAGGGCCGCGTGCGGACAACTGGCAGGGAAATGA
- the tuf gene encoding elongation factor Tu produces the protein MAREKFERKKPHVNVGTIGHVDHGKTTLTSAITKVLAAKGMAKAKAFDEIDSAPEEKARGITIAIAHVEYETEKRHYAHIDCPGHADYVKNMVIGAAQMDGAILVVSAADGPMPQTREHILLARQVNVPKIVVFLNKVDMVDDPELIDLVEAELRDLLKKYEFPGDEMPIIRGSALKAMESGDPNSPDTKCIFELMDALDNYIPEPKRELDKPFLMPIEDVFSITGRGTVGTGRITRGKVKVGEEVDIIGFGSHKKCVVTGVEMFRKTLDEGIAGDNVGLLLRGVEKEDIQRGQVLAKPGSIKPHTKFEAQVLVLTKEEGGRHTPFFPGYRPQFYIGTTDVTGAIKLPDKVEMVMPGDNITMTVELIQEVAIEEQFRFAIREGGHTVGAGVVSKIIE, from the coding sequence ATGGCAAGAGAAAAGTTCGAGAGAAAAAAGCCGCACGTAAATGTCGGGACGATAGGACACGTCGACCACGGGAAGACGACGCTGACTTCAGCGATCACAAAGGTGCTGGCCGCCAAAGGCATGGCGAAAGCAAAAGCCTTTGACGAGATCGACAGTGCTCCCGAGGAAAAAGCAAGAGGTATCACGATCGCCATCGCTCACGTCGAATATGAGACCGAAAAAAGACACTATGCGCATATCGATTGCCCGGGCCACGCCGACTATGTAAAGAACATGGTGATCGGCGCTGCGCAGATGGATGGCGCGATACTGGTAGTCAGCGCGGCTGACGGGCCTATGCCTCAGACAAGAGAGCATATCCTTCTTGCAAGACAGGTGAATGTGCCGAAGATCGTCGTTTTTCTGAACAAGGTTGATATGGTAGATGATCCTGAATTGATCGACCTTGTCGAAGCGGAGCTCAGGGACCTTTTGAAAAAATATGAGTTCCCAGGAGACGAAATGCCCATCATAAGAGGTTCCGCTCTCAAAGCGATGGAAAGCGGAGACCCCAACTCCCCTGACACAAAATGCATATTCGAACTGATGGACGCCCTTGACAACTACATCCCTGAGCCGAAAAGGGAACTGGACAAACCGTTCCTGATGCCTATCGAGGATGTGTTCAGCATCACGGGAAGGGGTACAGTGGGGACCGGAAGGATCACAAGAGGTAAAGTAAAAGTCGGGGAGGAAGTAGATATCATCGGTTTCGGCAGCCATAAAAAATGTGTCGTGACCGGCGTAGAAATGTTCAGGAAGACGCTTGATGAAGGGATCGCGGGCGACAACGTCGGACTTCTCTTGAGAGGTGTTGAAAAAGAAGATATTCAGAGAGGCCAGGTGCTTGCAAAACCCGGATCGATCAAGCCGCATACAAAATTTGAAGCTCAAGTACTTGTTTTGACAAAGGAAGAAGGCGGCCGCCACACTCCGTTCTTCCCGGGATACAGGCCCCAGTTCTATATCGGTACGACTGACGTTACCGGAGCGATCAAACTGCCTGATAAGGTAGAGATGGTCATGCCCGGAGATAATATTACGATGACGGTGGAGCTCATCCAAGAGGTCGCTATAGAAGAACAGTTCAGGTTCGCTATCCGCGAAGGCGGGCACACTGTAGGTGCGGGAGTCGTTTCAAAGATCATTGAATAA